A single region of the Pyricularia oryzae 70-15 chromosome 4, whole genome shotgun sequence genome encodes:
- a CDS encoding STE/STE20/PAKA protein kinase — MDGHSNFTQPSDTSHASHTIPSSSSSQRRRLTKKPPPSTSARHHHSSLSIDSRVDAQSLVGKRSSTSLRRAPSAPPARTPTSTHASNSSSPRNPSSSTRLNNHSPIIPAASEFAASSLSPSARDRDSDPARNDHGHQLQNNNNYYYSAFTNAHHHNQYSAASHRRSNSYGHPHGPQSSNSLTFNHSEDFIGAPFDGSAILNRIEATKASPTLGSGAFPHISNPIPVGAAAPAQYSRGSPALEQSFTFPSAAMSEKSQQVRGMEAQLPTSKRYSDETKEPKPGVLRKKSGFSGFMSGLVGTPKKPLISAPENPVHVTHVGYDSATGQFTGLPKEWQRLISESGITEKERRENPETLVNVIKFYKETTEKPAEDQVLEKFHDARPGLPSAPSAGSMISPGLAPHHYNPMSPMISPPASPRFPQVGHEGNFENPRSPPPVPKNKDVTLMPSRPAPRPPVSLPTRTAPHAPYAAKDSGIDMPPQHDDLTPTTYQPPKESQPILPEEHRSRSNSRVNGNTAYPASQQSPAVQAAYQQQLMQQQQEQALAQAQASMSGSMSRAPSKRQPQAQQPTPPQSQHQYSRPTDANGAQQTQRPQQPQIGPVPQSRPRHRSRQSNGLDVVAALKRICSEGDPREIYRSFTKIGQGASGGVYTGHERGSNRLVAIKQMNLEQQPKKDLIINEILVMKDSSHPNIVNFIDSYLCGGELWVVMEFMEGGSLTDVVTFNIMTEGQIASVCRETLLGLQHLHSKGVIHRDIKSDNILLSMEGNIKLTDFGFCATINEAQNKRTTMVGTPYWMAPEVVTRKEYGRKVDIWSLGIMAIEMIEGEPPYLTESPLRALWLIATNGTPQIKDEGNMSPVFRDFLYFALKVDPDKRASAHDLLRHEFMNLCVDLSHLSPLVRAAREARAQEKARKGQ; from the exons ATGGACGGGCATTCGAACTTCACACAACCGAGCGACACATCCCACGCCAGCCACACCATCCCCTCTTCCTCATCGTCGCAACGGAGACGGCTCACCAAGAAGCCGCCTCCTTCCACATCGGCGCGTCACCATCATAGCTCATTGAGCATCGACAGCCGTGTAGACGCCCAATCGTTGGTCGGCAAACGCAGCTCGACCAGCCTACGCCGTGCTCCAAGCGCTCCCCCCGCCCGGACGCCCACGAGCACCCACGCGTCAAACAGCTCTTCGCCTAGAAACCCGTCGTCGAGCACTCGTCTCAACAATCACTCGCCCATTATTCCCGCCGCCTCCGAGTTCGCCGCCTCCTCTTTGTCGCCGTCTGCGCGAGACCGCGACTCGGACCCCGCTCGCAACGATCACGGTCACCAACTTCAAAATAACAACAACTACTACTACTCTGCCTTCACCAACGCCCATCATCATAATCAATACTCTGCAGCCTCACACAGACGTTCAAACAGCTACGGTCACCCCCACGGCCCGCAGTCTTCAAACTCCCTAACATTCAACCACTCGGAGGATTTTATCGGTGCCCCATTCGACGGCTCCGCCATCCTCAATCGCATTGAGGCGACGAAAGCCTCGCCAACCTTGGGCTCTGGTGCCTTCCCTCACATTAGTAACCCCATTCCCGTCGGTGCTGCCGCTCCGGCTCAGTACTCGAGGGGCAGTCCGGCTCTTGAACAGTCATTCACCTTTCCCTCCGCTGCCATGAGCGAAAAGTCGCAGCAGGTTAGGGGGATGGAGGCTCAGTTGCCTACCTCCAAGCGGTATTCCGACGAAACCAAAGAGCCTAAGCCAGGCGTCTTACGAAAGAAGTCGGGCTTCTCCGGCTTCATGAGCGGTCTGGTTGGCACACCAAAGAAGCCGCTCATCTCTGCTCCCGAGAACCCGGTACATGTCACCCACGTGGGATATGACAGTGCCACAGGGCAGTTTACA GGACTGCCCAAAGAATGGCAGAGACTAATCAGCGAAAGCGGTATTACTGAGAAAGAGCGCAGAGAAAATCCTGAGACGCTCGTCAATGTTATTAAGTTCTACAAGGAGACGACCGAGAAGCCTGCAGAGGACCAGGTCCTCGAAAAGTTTCACGATGCCCGACCAGGGCTTCCAAGCGCACCTTCAGCTGGCTCGATGATTTCGCCAGGTCTGGCGCCCCATCACTATAACCCAATGTCCCCTATGATCAGCccaccagccagcccacgGTTCCCACAGGTCGGTCATGAAGGCAATTTCGAAAATCCCAGGTCGCCACCGCCAGTACCGAAAAACAAAGATGTTACCCTTATGCCGAGCCGTCCGGCCCCGAGACCGCCTGTGAGCCTCCCGACACGTACGGCGCCTCATGCTCCTTACGCAGCGAAGGATTCCGGGATCGACATGCCCCCTCAGCACGATGACCTCACACCGACAACATACCAGCCTCCCAAGGAGTCACAGCCAATACTGCCCGAGGAGCACCGGTCTAGGTCCAACTCACGAGTTAACGGGAATACCGCTTACCCCGCATCCCAACAATCTCCCGCTGTACAGGCCGCGTATCAGCAACAGCttatgcagcagcagcaggagcaggcCCTCGCCCAGGCACAGGCCTCCATGTCAGGCTCGATGAGTCGGGCTCCCAGCAAGAGGCAGCCACAGGCTCAGCAACCTACTCCCCCTCAATCCCAACATCAGTACTCGAGGCCTACCGATGCAAACGGTGCGCAACAAACACAAAGACCACAACAACCACAAATCGGTCCTGTTCCACAATCACGCCCGCGGCACCGGTCGCGACAGAGCAACGGGCTCGACGTTGTAGCAGCGCTGAAGCGCATATGCTCTGAGGGAGATCCGCGGGAAATTTACCGCAGCTTCACCAAGATTGGCCAGGGTGCGTCGGGCGGTGTCTACACCGGCCATGAGAGGGGGAGCAACCGACTGGTAGCAATCAAGCAGATGAACTTGGAGCAGCAGCCCAAGAAGGACCTGATCATTAATGAAATTTTGGTCATGAAGGACAGCTCACATCCCAACATCGTCAACTTCATCGACAGCTATCTGTGCGGCGGAGAACTCTGGGTCGTAATGGAGTTTATGGAAGGTGGTAGCTTGACAGATGTCGTGACCTTTAACATCATGACTGAGGGACAAATCGCCTCTGTCTGTCGAGAGACTCTTCTTGGCCTCCAACATCTGCACTCCAAGGGCGTCATCCACCGTGATATCAAGTCGGATAACATCTTGTTGTCGATGGAGGGAAATATCAAGCTGA CTGATTTTGGTTTCTGCGCCACCATTAACGAGGCTCAAAACAAGCGGACCACCATGGTCGGCACTCCCTATTGGATGGCACCCGAAGTGGTCACGCGTAAGGAGTATGGGCGCAAGGTCGACATCTGGTCACTAGGTATTATGGCTATTGAGATGATTGAGGGCGAGCCACCATACCTCACAGAGTCGCCGCTTCGAGCTCTGTGGCTGATTGCCACGAACGGCACACCCCAAATCAAGGACGAGGGCAACATGTCCCCCGTTTTCAGAGATTTCCTATACTTTGCACTGAAGGTGGACCCAGACAAGCGCGCCAGTGCTCATGATCTTCTGAGG CATGAGTTTATGAACCTGTGTGTCGATCTGTCACACCTGTCACCATTAGTAAGGGCGGCAAGAGAGGCAAGAGCTCAAGAAAAGGCTCGGAAGGGCCAATAA
- a CDS encoding D-arabinitol 2-dehydrogenase, which produces MVAARSVMRLAGIPCRAAASMPMPAARFAPVAKRAFSNSMQQPKKSEVIKETEVPVSVYTPDSKGVASGNSDHFSIPVKGSSRAAVAQPPTPEEDEPVVPLSSKVYSQMPGTMQKMSVYGKTIIITGGARGLGNYMARACAEAGAKAIIIFDANQELGDESAAELHQKTGLPVTFFKVDVRDGAAINAAVDRVVELFGAPDVLVNSAGIADSNIKAETYDPAMFRRLIDINLTGSFLMSQAVGRAMMAAGKPGSIVLVASMSGSIVNYPQEQSCYNASKAGVIQLGKSLAAEWAKYDIRVNCISPGYMDTALNKVPALDAQKKIWKSLTPQQRLGNVDDLNGLCIFLASDSSGFMTGSNVIIDGGYTCY; this is translated from the exons ATGGTTGCTGCACGCTCCGTCATGCGCCTGGCAGGTATTCCCTGCCGTGCTGCCGCCTCGATGCCCATGCCAGCAGCTCGCTTCGCTCCCGTTGCCAAGAGAGCTTTCAGCAACTCGATGCAACAGCCCAAGAAGTCGGAGGTCATCAAGGAGACCGAGGTGCCCGTCTCGGTGTATACACCTGACTCTAAGGGAGTTGCTTCTGGCAACTCGGACCACTTCAGCATTCCCGTCaagggcagcagcagagcCGCTGTTGCTCAACCACCGACCCCGGAGGAGGATGAGCCGGTCGTCCCTCTATCCTCCAAGGTGTACTCGCAAATGCCTGGCACCATGCAGAAGATGTCGGTTTACGGCAAGACCATCATCATTACCGG AGGCGCACGAGGACTGGGCAACTACATGGCTCGTGCCTGTGCTGAGGCCGGCGCCAAAGCCATTATCATCTTCGATGCCAACCAGGAGCTTGGAGACGAGTCTGCTGCTGAGCTGCATCAGAAGACCGGTCTTCCTGTCACCTTCTTCAAGGTCGATGTGCGTGACGGAGCAGCCATCAACGCCGCCGTAGATCGGGTCGTTGAGCTGTTCGGCGCTCCTGACGTCTTGGTCAACTCGGCCGGTATTGCCGACTCGAACATCAAGGCCGAGACCTACGATCCCGCCATGTTCCGTCGCCTGATCGACATCAACCTCACAGGCTCATTCCTGATGTCCCAGGCTGTCGGCCGCGCCATGATGGCAGCTGGCAAGCCTGGTTCCATCGTCCTGGTGGCTTCCATGTCGGGCAGCATCGTCAACTACCCGCAGGAGCAGTCATGCTACAACGCATCCAAGGCTGGCGTCATCCAGCTCGGCAAGTCTCTCGCCGCTGAGTGGGCCAAGTACGACATTCGTGTCAACTGCATCTCCCCTGGGTACATGGACACCGCCCTCAACAAGGTTCCCGCGCTCGACGCTCAGAAGAAGATCTGGAAGTCGCTCACTCCCCAACAGCGACTGGGCAACGTCGATGACCTCAATGGTCTCTGCATCTTCCTCGCTTCGGACTCAAGCGGTTTCATGACCGGCTCCAACGTCATCATTGACGGTGGCTACACATGCTACTAA
- a CDS encoding beta-glucanase → MTRFAITLPLLASVVMALPYSFTFKCQPHKHGIGGRLSSTPVVVLEQPGAQALPAPSPSLASQVALENGPPLHSSQGGRQPPANPVQPIQASPPPVPKTTKIKIPLGFTSILFSDDFSGLAPGSPPSPSKWIIDTGTSYPGGPMNWGTKEIQMYTDSPSNLATTEAGTLRITPIGPGHGVGMGGRWTSARIRTKPEHDFAPKVGRMTRVEARLRVGAGDAQAGIWPAFWSLGAAYRDNYQNWPSVGEVDIFETVNGLPSAWHTVHCGTSAVGGPCNEGVGIGRSVPMSRGEFHTVAVEIDRTGGRHWSEETLQWSIDGIVTFTLVGARVGDETAWRSLAHSPRFLLLNVAVGGGFPDAVADTRTPAMSTIGGVDAALEVDYVAVFGT, encoded by the coding sequence ATGACTCGCTTCGCGATTACGCTCCCGTTGCTGGCGTCGGTTGTCATGGCCTTGCCCTACTCGTTCACTTTCAAATGCCAGCCCCATAAACATGGCATTGGGGGTCGTCTTTCAAGCACACCGGTTGTTGTCCTTGAGCAGCCGGGGGCTCAGGCTCTGCCAGCTCCTTCTCCCTCGCTGGCCAGCCAGGTTGCCCTCGAGAACGGCCCCCCTCTGCACAGTAGCCAAGGCGGACGCCAACCCCCAGCGAACCCGGTTCAACCTATCCAGGCTTCACCACCGCCAGTTCCAAAGACCACAAAGATCAAAATCCCACTTGGCTTCACTTCGATTCTTTTCTCGGATGACTTCTCTGGTCTGGCCCCCGGATCACCCCCCTCACCATCCAAATGGATTATCGACACTGGGACCTCATACCCCGGCGGGCCAATGAACTGGGGCACCAAGGAGATCCAGATGTATACGGACTCGCCATCCAACCTGGCCACCACCGAGGCCGGCACCCTGCGTATCACTCCCATCGGTCCTGGCCACGGCGTCGGCATGGGCGGGAGGTGGACCTCGGCGCGCATCCGGACCAAGCCTGAGCATGATTTTGCCCCAAAGGTGGGCAGGATGACGCGGGTTGAGGCTCGCCTGCGGGTCGGTGCCGGTGACGCACAGGCCGGTATCTGGCCAGCCTTTTGGTCCCTTGGGGCGGCCTACCGAGACAACTACCAAAACTGGCCGAGCGTCGGCGAGGTCGACATCTTCGAGACGGTCAACGGGTTGCCCTCGGCGTGGCACACCGTCCATTGCGGAACTTCAGCCGTCGGTGGACCGTGCAACGAGGGTGTGGGAATCGGAAGGTCGGTGCCTATGAGCAGAGGAGAGTTTCATACCGTCGCGGTCGAGATTGATCGGACAGGAGGCCGGCATTGGAGTGAAGAGACACTGCAGTGGTCTATCGACGGGATAGTAACCTTCACCCTGGTTGGTGCCCGTGTGGGTGATGAGACGGCATGGAGGAGCCTGGCTCACAGCCCGAGATTCCTGTTGCTTAATGTCGCTGTCGGTGGTGGATTCCCTGACGCCGTGGCGGATACGCGGACGCCGGCGATGTCGACTATCGGGGGTGTCGACGCTGCTTTGGAAGTAGACTATGTTGCTGTATTTGGTACATGA
- a CDS encoding transcriptional activator protein DAL81, translated as MSTPITVARTAPIPIAPKPSRKTPSRQSTMSDAFSHSMSGLNSPGSDSASMNGGQPSMPCDACLRRRIKCILSEDDDQDGAGNSCISCQANRMDCSLAESPALRKRKLNGDQEVSHSKRSSPGWSDNRKQRQHQPGNASLSSTVASSSFIEDMANFGGPTLLKRSLGLQKDRYSQYIGPTTDFEPSLINLSPFDPHDESLLARGTLRKVGEQDTFLLLPDHITPGYEHKPSDSEEIEKIVAPHGRKLLDLYFRIVHPGFPVLQKSVIYDKYERDYRDISPPLLAAIYLLSVNWWDHDETLASLPKPNVTDLERLVRDTLADSMFRPKLSTVQAGLLLSQRPEGDQWAPTAQLVAIGQELGLHLDASAWKIPLWEKGLRKRLAWALYMQDKWGSLVHGRPSHIFASNWAVQQLAPGDFPDDEWADDNIEDREDIERGRILFAQMVQLTLILAETLDTFYTLQAMQTISNAGAQGTLVVLSLAKPIQIRLREWYSSLPGPIRMDSSSASPSQCFSTSNRNGRLTSIGYLHLAYFATEITLHRRIIRSLAVTEELATGTGTGNGTPSSAAATPASASAPTPTPNFGPASPETILDVCRSAAKARLISAMDFVNRLTPSHLRAFWYFASKTNFALIGTFGSLLWATSPGRQEADWYRRRLAEYRWTLSVSSKPGEGRGLTEFAMGMLDISTGLLNKLPEKPLVSRSGSAVDFEGMRRQLAMETGVSARAPPGSTGVAGSLPAGRGLGGLGGGQSFSFSNLQSAYGSGVLSPRSHSGDGGVGEDLDGDEEGDSSDDASGDEFMYGGIPAS; from the exons ATGTCGACACCTATCACCGTGGCCAGGACGGCCCCCATACCCATTGCGCCTAAGCCCTCGCGTAAAACGCCGAGTCGGCAGAGCACAATGTCGGACGCCTTCTCTCATAGTATGAGCGGCCTCAACTCACCTGGATCAGACTCAGCGTCGATGAACGGGGGCCAGCCGTCCATGCCCTGTGATGCCTGTTTGCGCCGTCGTATAAAGTGCATCCTGAGCGAGGATGATGACCAGGACGGTGCAGGTAACAGCTGCATATCATGTCAGGCAAACCGCATGGACTGTTCCTTGGCCGAGAGTCCGGCGCTACGGAAGCGCAAGCTGAATGGTGACCAGGAGGTTAGCCACAGTAAAAGAAG CTCCCCCGGCTGGTCGGACAACAGGAAAcaacgccagcaccagcccgGAAATGCCAGTTTATCTAGCACTGTTGCCAGTAGTTCTTTCATCGAGGATATGGCAAACTTCGGAGGGCCCACTCTCCTCAAACGGTCTTTGGGCCTGCAAAAAGACCGGTATAGCCAGTACATAGGACCGACGACCGACTTTGAGCCGTCGCTCATCAACCTCTCTCCCTTCGACCCTCATGATGAAAGTCTGTTGGCGCGGGGCACTTTACGAAAAGTCGGTGAGCAAGATACctttttgctgctgccggaCCATATCACACCCGGCTATGAGCACAAGCCCAGCGACTCGGAAGAAATCGAAAAGATCGTTGCGCCGCACGGCCGCAAGCTACTCGACCTGTACTTCCGCATCGTTCACCCTGGCTTTCCTGTCCTGCAAAAATCAGTAATCTATGACAAGTACGAGAGAGACTATCGTGACATCTCACCTCCACTTCTTGCCGCCATATACCTCTTATCTGTCAACTGGTGGGACCACGATGAGACGCTCGCGTCGTTACCGAAACCAAATGTCACCGACCTCGAGCGGTTGGTGCGTGACACGCTTGCCGATTCCATGTTTCGTCCAAAGCTCTCGACGGTGCAGGCAGGACTACTCCTCTCACAGCGGCCCGAAGGAGATCAATGGGCACCGACGGCACAACTCGTGGCCATTGGGCAGGAGCTTGGTCTTCATCTCGATGCCAGTGCCTGGAAAATACCTCTGTGGGAAAAGGGACTGCGAAAACGGCTCGCCTGGGCCTTGTACATGCAGGACAAATGGGGCTCGCTGGTCCATGGCCGCCCTTCACATATTTTTGCGTCCAACTGGGCGGTGCAGCAGCTTGCGCCAGGCGACTTCCCTGATGACGAGTGGGCAGACGATAACATTGAGGACAGGGAGGATATCGAGCGGGGACGGATTCTGTTTGCACAGATGGTGCAACTCACACTGATCCTTGCTGAGACTTTGGATACGTTCTATACTTTGCAGGCGATGCAGACAATATCGAACGCAGGGGCTCAGGGGACGTTGGTTGTGCTCTCGCTGGCCAAGCCCATTCAGATAAGGCTGAGGGAGTGGTATAGTTCACTGCCCGGCCCAATTCGCATGGACTCGAGTAGCGCCTCCCCGTCACAGTGTTTCTCTACATCGAACAGGAACGGGAGACTCACCAGTATTGGCTATTTACACCTGGCATACTTTGCCACCGAAATAACACTGCACCGACGTATTATCCGCTCCCTTGCCGTCACCGAAGAGCTGGCGACAGGTACGGGTACTGGAAATGGCACTCCTTCATCTGCCGCGGCGACACCAGCCTCCGCATCCGCACCGACGCCCACGCCGAATTTTGGACCAGCAAGCCCCGAGACGATACTGGATGTCTGCAGGAGTGCTGCCAAGGCGCGACTGATTTCGGCTATGGACTTTGTCAACCGCTTGACGCCATCGCACCTTCGTGCGTTTTGGTACTTTGCTTCAAAGACCAATTTCGCTCTCATAGGCACATTCGGTTCCCTACTGTGGGCGACCTCGCCGGGCCGTCAAGAGGCAGACTGGTACCGCAGGCGGCTAGCCGAGTACCGGTGGACTCTCTCCGTAAGCTCAAAGCCGGGTGAGGGCAGAGGTCTGACAGAATTTGCTATGGGCATGCTCGACATCAGCACGGGGCTACTGAACAAGCTCCCCGAGAAGCCCCTAGTAAGCCGCAGTGGCTCTGCCGTCGACTTCGAGGGCATGAGGCGGCAGCTGGCCATGGAGACAGGAGTGAGTGCTAGGGCCCCCCCTGGGTCTACTGGTGTGGCTGGCAGCctaccggccggtcggggtCTCGGCGGTCTCGGTGGTGGCCAGTCTTTCAGCTTCAGCAACCTGCAAAGCGCTTACGGAAGCGGGGTGCTAAGTCCGAGAAGCCATAGTGGTGACGGAGGGGTCGGTGAAGATCTCGATGGCGACGAGGAGGGAGACAGCAGTGACGATGCGAGCGGAGACGAGTTTATGTACGGGGGTATACCAGCATCGTAG
- a CDS encoding glucose-6-phosphate isomerase has product MPQASSLPAWAELQAHRDSVGKSFVLKEAFASDPERFSKFTRTFKLPESVGSTEILFDFSKNFLTEETLDLLTKLAEQAGVETKRESMFKGEKINFTEGRAVYHAALRNVGSEPWPMSVEGVDVMGAKGGVNDVLEHMKEFSEQVRSGEWKGYTGKKLTNIVNIGIGGSDLGPVMVTEALKHYGAKDMTLHFVSNIDGTHMAEALAASDPETTLFLVASKTFTTAETTTNANTAKSWFLEKTGNKGDIAKHFVALSTNEGEVTKFGIDAKNMFGFESWVGGRYSVWSAIGLSVALYIGYDNFHKFLVGAHAMDKHFREAPLRENIPAIAGLLSVWYSDFYNAQTHLVAPFDQYLHRFPAYLQQLSMESNGKSITSDGTPAKYTTGPILFGEPCTNAQHSFFQLVHQGTKLIPTDFILAAKSHNPISDNLHQKMLASNYLAQAEALMVGKTAEQVRADDSSVPDNLVPHKVFLGNRPTTSILVGGHIGPAELGALIVYYEHLTFTEGAVWDINSFDQWGVELGKVLAKKILQELNEAGNGQGHDSSTGGLIGAFKKYSSL; this is encoded by the exons ATGCCGCAAGCAAGCTCTCTTCCCGCCTGGGCCGAGCTTCAAGCTCACCGTGACTCCGTGGGCAAGAGCTTCGTGCTCAAAGAGGCCTTTGCTTCCGACCCTGAGCGCTTCTCCAAGTTCACACGCACCTTCAAGCTCCCAGAGTCCGTTGGCTCGACCGAGATCCTCTTTGACTTCAGCAAGAACTTTCTCACAGAGGAGACGCTCGACCTCCTGACCAAGCTTGCCGAGCAAGCCGGAGTCGAGACGAAGCGTGAATCCATGTTCAAGGGCGAGAAGATCAACTTCACCGAGGGCCGGGCTGTCTACCACGCTGCGCTGCGCAATGTCGGATCAGAGCCGTGGCCCATGTCTGTCGAGGGTGTCGACGTTATGGGTGCCAAGGGTGGTGTTAACGATGTCCTCGAGCACATGAAGGAGTTCTCAGAGCAGGTCCGAAGCGGCGAGTGGAAGGGTTACACAGGCAAGAAGCTCACCAACATTGTCAACATTGGCATTGGTGGCTCTGATCT CGGCCCTGTCATGGTCACCGAGGCCCTCAAGCACTACGGTGCCAAAGACATGACGCTGCACTTCGTCTCCAACATCGATGGCACTCACATGGCCGAGGCACTTGCCGCTTCCGATCCCGAGACGACATTGTTCCTCGTTGCTTCCAAAACTTTCACCACCGCCGAAACAACGACCAACGCCAACACTGCCAAGTCGTGGTTCCTCGAGAAGACGGGCAACAAGGGCGATATTGCCAAGCACTTTGTGGCTCTGTCAACAAACGAGGGTGAGGTCACCAAGTTTGGCATCGATGCCAAGAACATGTTTGGCTTTGAGAGCTGGGTGGGTGGTCGCTACTCAGTCTGGAGTGCCATTGGCCTCAGCGTTGCGCTCTATATTGGCTACGACAACTTCCACAAGTTCTTGGTGGGTGCGCACGCCATGGACAAGCACTTCCGTGAGGCACCACTAAGGGAGAACATCCCTGCTATCGCAGGTCTGCTGAGTGTGTGGTACTCTGACTTTTACAATGCTCAGACGCATCTGGTCGCACC ATTCGACCAGTACCTTCACCGCTTCCCTGCATACCTTCAGCAGTTGTCGATGGAGTCCAACGGCAAGAGCATCACCTCCGATGGGACCCCGGCTAAATACACAACCG GCCCTATCCTCTTCGGCGAGCCATGCACAAACGCACAGCACTCATTCTTCCAGCTCGTGCATCAGGGCACCAAGTTGATCCCTACAGACTTCATCCTGGCGGCCAAGTCGCACAACCCCATTTCAGACAACCTTCACCAGAAGATGCTGGCTTCCAACTATCTCGCCCAAGCTGAGGCGCTCATGGTTGGCAAGACGGCCGAACAAGTCCGTGCTGACGACAGCAGCGTCCCGGACAACCTTGTGCCGCACAAGGTGTTCCTTGGAAACCGGCCAACGACTTCGATCCTTGTCGGTGGTCACATTGGGCCCGCTGAGTTGGGCGCCCTCATCGTTTATTACGAGCACCTGACATTCACCGAGGGTGCTGTCTGGGATATCAACTCGTTCGACCAGTGGGGTGTGGAGCTCGGCAAGGTTCTGGCCAAGAAGATTCTCCAGGAGTTGAACGAGGCGGGCAACGGACAGGGCCACGATTCATCGACCGGTGGACTGATTGGTGCCTTTAAAAAGTACAGCAGCTTGTAG
- a CDS encoding NADP-dependent alcohol dehydrogenase 6 produces the protein MGYPETFEGFCVDSPKTWNKFSKQELKPKPFEDYDIDVEIAACGVCGSDIHTLTGGWGDFQGPLCVGHEVVGRAVRVGSKVRSEIKEGDRVGVGAQVWACLKCKVCESKNENYCPHMVDTYNAKYEDGSSAHGGYASHIRAHEYFTFKIPDGLETEIAAPLLCAGITVYSPLFRAGVGPGKKVAVVGIGGLGHLGVQFSKALGAETYAITHSKNKVEDAKKLGAKEVIVSSDKDWHKPYAFTFDFILNAADALDQFDLPAYMSTLNIEGQFHTVGISDKPVPQLTAFAFAPNAAKLTGSHLGNHQEMDAMLKLAAEKNVKPWVETIDVSEEGCKKAVEGVKDNKVRYRYTLTGFDKAFSR, from the coding sequence ATGGGTTACCCAGAGACTTTCGAGGGCTTCTGCGTCGATTCTCCCAAGACGTGGAACAAGTTTTCCAAGCAGGAGCTCAAGCCCAAGCCCTTTGAGGACTACGACATCGACGTGGAGATCGCAGCGTGCGGTGTGTGCGGTTCAGACATCCACACTCTCACGGGCGGCTGGGGTGACTTTCAAGGCCCACTCTGCGTCGGCCATGAGGTGGTCGGTCGCGCCGTCCGGGTGGGCAGCAAGGTCCGGTCCGAGATCAAGGAGGGCGACCGCGTCGGCGTGGGTGCGCAGGTCTGGGCCTGCCTCAAATGCAAGGTCTGCGAGAGCAAGAACGAAAACTACTGCCCGCACATGGTGGACACGTACAATGCAAAGTATGAGGACGGCAGCAGCGCCCACGGCGGCTACGCCAGCCACATCCGTGCGCACGAGTACTTTACCTTTAAGATTCCCGACGGGCTAGAGACTGAGATTGCTGCGCCGTTGCTCTGTGCCGGAATCACGGTCTACTCCCCCCTGTTCCGCGCCGGAGTCGGGCCAGGAAAGAAggtcgccgtcgtcggcatCGGCGGTCTGGGCCACCTGGGTGTGCAGTTCTCCAAGGCCCTCGGCGCCGAGACGTACGCCATCACGCACTCCAAGAACAAGGTCGAGGACGCAAAGAAGCTGGGTGCGAAGGAGGTTATTGTCAGCTCTGATAAGGACTGGCACAAGCCCTACGCCTTCACATTTGACTTTATCCTCAACGCCGCCGACGCCCTGGACCAGTTCGATCTCCCTGCCTATATGTCGACGCTCAACATAGAGGGCCAGTTCCACACCGTCGGCATCTCGGACAAGCCCGTGCCCCAGCTCACTGCATTCGCCTTTGCCCCCAACGCCGCCAAGCTGACCGGCAGCCACCTCGGCAACCACCAAGAGATGGATGCCATGTTGAAACTGGCCGCCGAGAAGAACGTCAAGCCGTGGGTCGAGACGATCGACGTATCGGAAGAGGGCTGTAAGAAGGCCGTCGAGGGCGTCAAGGATAACAAGGTCCGTTATAGGTACACACTGACTGGCTTTGACAAGGCGTTTAGCCGTTGA